Sequence from the Drosophila innubila isolate TH190305 chromosome 3L unlocalized genomic scaffold, UK_Dinn_1.0 0_D_3L, whole genome shotgun sequence genome:
ctccatggtcacttGACAGCACCTACTTTAACTGTGACtaattcaactctcatataacatactAATGGCTAaacataatttcaataaactgtgctttatataaataacaagcgtttttttttgtcctccatggtcactttGTGCATGGTGTTATAGCTTTGAGCCAGTCTCTCATGCTTTGAACTTAATTATACTGCTTTTTGTGTTTGTCAGATGGtttatactttaaaataataaattttgatcttaaaaatttaaatttttgtgtcTTCCATGTTCACTTTACTACAAAATTGTGCTGTATATGattttcaaatacttttaacTTAAGAGTATAACttcttttttatgttaaaaatagATTCTTCGTAACTCCTGTCCTCCAAAGTCACTAAGTTTgtggtattttaattttattttatttttgaacttaAAAATTACACTCTTCTTTACTGCCTGAGTTACTAAATTAGCTAGAGTCTCTCTCTCAGCAGAGTATAGGAAGTTGCCCATAGCAGTTTgctgaaaattaattagactCAATATGTGGTAGTTGCAACTACCCCTTCCCCTCACACTACCACTGCTTTTTCTACAGTTTTTGGCTTTAACTACTGAACAGATTCTTTGCTCATATTGTGTTAAGGTcttttttgtatacaattCTCATGTAAATGCCAAAAGTTTCAAGCATTGTTTGAACACGGTGAAAACGGTAAACATGTTGCTGTCAACATGCTGCAACATGGCAACATTTTTGAGGCAGTGGCGCTTTCTAAACGCTCTACCCGATAAGGTAGCCACAGCCCACAGGTGAATAAGATAAAAAgataattgttataaaaagcACATCAACTGTCTGCAGTTTTTTGTAtgctatatttttatatggcaATCGAATAACTAGCAATGCATTTTGGCGTAATTTTTCTCTATTTAGAGATTTCCAATTGAAATGCAGGTGAAAAATAGACAGGTGAACAGACTGGACAACTACGGCTGCACTTGTTATccgataaaaaaaagcaaaaggcaacaatCCATTGAATCAACTAACCAACTAACCACCTAAGCAAAACTTATACACATGTCAATTATTTTCGCCTGCAATTTtggcttgcaacttgcaacttgcaacttggctGACTAAATTGCAGCTCCAAATCGCAGGCTGAACTCGTTATCGGTTTGGTTTTCCACATGGCAAACACAATTCCAGCGTCAACTACGTgaggcagctgctgcagcctcttgttgttgttgttgttgttgttgctgctgttgctgcctcttGTTGCAAAATTCATCCAGTCCGCGAGTCATCGAGTCATCCAATTGTTGGCTTCGGAAATTGCTTTGGCTTTGCCCATAAAACAtggacaacgacaacgacatggacatggacatggcaCTCAACCAGGCCTGACTTGTAGCTCACAGATCTATCTATATCTCGTACACCGGCcagcaaataataattgaatgaTTGCATGGACTGCCAAATGATTTGCACGTCATTTTCTCTCATTCAATACTCAGTTCTTCACTCTCAGCTCCCAGCTCCCAACTCTCAGGTTTCAGGTCTCAGCTGCTTGTTATGAGCATCAATTGATCAATTGATTGCTTGGCCCCCATCTCTCTGAAGGTGTCAAAACTATTCGCTGAGCACTcattattataccctgtttCCAATTTAAGAGGTCTTTCGGAGGCTACCAATAATAGTAGAGTCAATAGATAGTACTTTGTTCAAAAGTTGTATATTTCtattacacaaatatttttgaatactttgaaatttttatttgtacaaaatagtctttgtaatattaattctgatatttttcttttataactaACGTCTAGCTAtagctttattattattgttttaatctgtactttaaattttattattaagttttgataGTAGATTTtgaatcttattttaaatttatatttatgattttaaagaattttttttattttatgttaaaaatacttatgcaaataattgtactgacttttcaataaataaatacattttattattattttaaaacaattcaatCTTGatgtatgaaatttttataatttttaagcattttagctatgtattgttattttactattactcaaatattaatattttcttgacATTTCAATGTTTTCATATTATCGCTTTATTGTCACCTTAATATCATGAAACTAtcgttttgatttcaaaatttgttttcccaTATTATtcatgtaataaaaaaatattgtcacTTTCAAAATGCTATCACcagaatatatactttttaacTTATTGTTTTTTACTATTGTTAAGCTCTCACCAAATAAACGACATTTAAACTATCGACATAGTATTCTCATAATATCCCAAAACTGTCTGTCAATTGTCTTGCATAATATGGagaggtaaaaaaaaacagtaaaacatttaattggtatttttttgATGGATCACACTCAATTGGAGCATTTTCAGTATTCATTTGgcttgaaaattgcaaaatatttgaacaaaTGGCCAAATGGTTAAATGGCCAAGATGTCTGTCaagttcattaaattatttaaaatgttttgtctGTGTCAAGCCATGTGACTTATTACAGACGCAGTCCAGAGCCTAAACAACTGACGAATGTAATGGCCAAAACGACAACGAATGAATGACTCAAACGAGGACGTGAATGTTGATGCCAACTTGGATGTGACTGTGAATGTGACTGTGAATGTGGACGTGAACGTTTgacaagaaatttatttaaaagacaactagcaacaaataaatttcaagagTATTGTAACCACAGCATGGCGCACACAGATGGATACAAGTATCTTGTAGATAAATGGAGACAACGTAGCCTATAAGATTGAATTGGAATTCAGACTCAGttccctctgtctctctgtctccctgTTTGTCTGTGTAGGAGTCTTCAATAGTGATGGCTTGTTTGAATTTCATTCATCAATGTTATCGATCGATCTGATGCCCCATTCGAGTCGTGTAAGAGCCGTATGTAAATGGCCTCGATTGCAACAATGCAAcatcaaatttaatcaatttattggCAACGAGGCATTGTCTTTTCCActtggtcttggtcttggGCTGCTTTTAAGATTTTTGGCTTATCCCCCAGCTTAGACAACTACACTTTCTCTTTATAAATCGCACCACAGGCATAAATAAAGTTGCAAGTTTTTGGCACGTTGCCCataataaagttttaactTAAACCAACGGAAAGTAGTTGAAGAAACAACAAAGATAGACGTtattaataccctgtaaacttGACTTTGCTGTCATATgatacacaaaaaaacaaataaaggcAATACAAATAAAGGAACTAGGAATATACAAGATGGTAAAGGCCAAAGTACCAGAGAAGGATGCAGGATCCGTATTGATCAGCGTAAAGGAGATGTTGGATCGtgagaataaatatttacagcgTATGCAGGATGTCAGTGTGAGCTGTGGCTTCATCAAGGGTAAGCACAACATTTCCAATGATCCTTTAATATCAAtgttcaataatattttatattttctattagaTGCCACCACGGAATATGAGAAATTGGAGGCAGAACAGGCGCGTGAGGATCATTGGGAGCATTACATACGTTGCGATGGATTGCCAAGAACATATTTGCCACCAGAGATGCGCACTTTTCTCGCCGAGAAGCGTCATTATCAACTGTTCGATTACAATCATAGTGTGGATTGGACTTTGTCGGTGGATGAACGTTCCATTCTCACCCAGAACATCTTTCGCACGGACAAAACGCGAAATGCGATGAGGGAGACACTGGATGATCATATCGGGGATCGTTTTCAGCGTGATGTCTTTATGTTCTTGGATACTCTGATGAAGATCGAGTGCATGCTGGATAACAATGCGGAGATGTCGCGAGTGAGCTTCGAAAGGCAAATGGAAATCATGGAAGTAGGTGAAAagtctaaaaatttaagaagatatgatataaataaaataaacaggtGCGCAAAGAGTTGGAGATGGAGATCGATGCCACATTTGATCGTTTGACTTATCGCATAATACGCATGGATAGTGTTTATATGAAGTAAGTTCTTGTTCCATTTGAATCTTCCCATTGATACTTTCACACTGTTCCAGCGCAGTTCAAACGATGCCATTGTGGCAACTTGGGGTCATACATGTGATCGATTTGCCATCGATATCTGGGGATTGCGCAATGTTCCCATACGCTTCAATGAATTGCTGTAAGTCTTGCAACTAACTATACCCGGTACTTCAAGACAGTAAAGAGCattattaatcttaaaaaacatttatatcaGGCAGGGGGATGTAGCTATATTTTAGCTGTTTATAGCAGTagctaaatatattaaaatcaaaagagCTAGACGTACCAAATTTGGAGACAATTCTTTCATAGTGTGTTCAGCGATTTATAAAAGGCAAGGCGTTGTTGCtatattcttttatatacaaaattaaaagagctagacgtaccaaatttggtggcAACTTTTTTTATAGGGTGTACAGCGATTTATAACAGGCAAAGGGTGGCTgctattttcttttgtataacaaattaaaaaaaattaaaagagctAGACGTACCAAAAAAGGAACAGGGTGTACAGCAAAAAAGGAAGTactgtgtatgtatatttagcaaatttagcaaaattcGAGTCATGAGCTTGACAACCTATTCAACACGATTTGGAAtgatggtatttttttttaagaatatttgaaCACTAGActgtaattttgtttttctcatcGATTTTAATCATTGAATCAACGCTCCTCAGTGCTCCTCTGATGGTGGCTGAACTGTCAAATGTTGGCGTCAGTGTTCAGATGCCACTTAGCGTACTCCACGATTGCCTCACGTTGCGTTGCATCCACACACTTTTTGACAACTATTCGCAGTATGCAAAGAGTTTCGATGCGATAATACCGGAATCGATAAAAGATCTGAATGCGGGCATAATTGACATTGAGGATTGTCTGGCCAATGAGTGGCTGATGCAGTTGGACATTCAGGAAGAGCTGCTCGAGAGTATGTTGCAAAAGCGTGAGGCATACGAGGAGGCAATGCGCATTATTGCCGAGAAAACCGAGCGGGCAGCGAAGGACAAAAAGGCCAATGAGGGTAAAAAGGTAAAGGCCGTTGTAATACCGAAACCACCCAAGGAAGCACCTTTGGTACCGCCCGGAATGCTACCCGATGCATATTCCACATTTCTGGAACGGGAACAACAAGAGTATGTAGATTTGCTGGATCAACTATACAATCCACGAAATCTAAAACTAATGCTAGACGAGGTAAGAGATCAGGACTATATAAATTcagtaaaagttttattaaaaaaattacaatttatttatttatttatttatttatttatttatttatttatttatttatttatttattaatttatttatttatttatttatttatttatttatttatttatttatttatttatttattttatttatttatttatttatttatttatttatttatttatttatttatttatttatttgtttactcatttataatgattattattttttttttatttacctacaatataaaatcttaataatGCTGCgactatttaattaacttagaTCAATCTACGACAATACATATTCCTGGGCGGTTTATATTCTGTAATGTTTGTGCGCCGACCTGCGAATACGCATTTCGAGAAGTTCAACATAATATTACATGAGGATGGGCGAGTTTTGCATACCATGGAGAATGTAGTTGCCGATTTGCGACCAAAAGGGGATGACATGAGTCGACGGGGATCAAAGATTTCTCAGAGAGCCTCCAACGTTTCCAATCGCTCCAAGTCGCGTATGCATCTGAAAATGGATCAGCAGAAGAGGAAGACAACAATGCTGGAGGATGATGAGTTGCCATACTTTTTTGTGACGCTTCATCTGCCCAAGGAGCTGTGCATGTGGGGCGAGCCTGTTGTCTGTCATTATATGACAACCATGCAGGATGTGGTATCCGAGACTTCGCTGGTCGAGGAGAAAAAGGAATCGACATTTGtcaaaaagaagaaatcaaaaattggTTCAGTAAAGCACTCAATGGAAGCGGATCGACAATCGATGTTCAACAAGGTCGTTCGCAAGGACACATTGGTGAATGTGTTTCGACCCACTTTGATATCATTGTTGCGTCATAGTAAGCATCAAGTACCTGGAGTATGGGTTGCTCCAGTTCGGAATTTTCCATTGAATAAACAGCTGACACACATGGAGATTCGACAATTGGAGCGTTTCGGTATACCGCGTGTAATATCCTCCTTCAAATTCCCGCTGGAGGTCAGGGAAGAGCTGGAACACGATCAGAgaccaaaaacaaagaatatgTTAATCAGACGTCGCAGTACCGACATTGAGGATAACGTCGATTTTGGTTATatcgatttcaatttcaaagacCAACATGCTCCGGAACGCGTCTATCCGGTTTTCACCGACGTTGAGACTGTCCAGTATCGGGAACAATCATTAGTTGATTATGATGATTATATTGAGGAGAAGACAATGTATAGCCTTCTGAAATTGTTTGACAACATCCGAATGGATTATCATACCCAATACGAGAGCATCATGAATCAGtccgattttcaaacaaaaaaactagaTAAAGTCAAAAAGACGGTTGTACCCGTGCCAGAAGCTCGTTTGCCCTCGAAGGATGGCAGGCAGAAATCTCAAATCAATAGGGTTGGCAGCAGACACTCATCGATTCGTGGCAGCCATCTTGGTTTAACTATCTCTAGTTCCGGCTCAAGAACCGGCAGCTCATTTCACATGGACGAGAATTCACCCATCGATGATATGAGCATCAGTCATATGTCCTCAGAGCATGAGGAAAAGGAGGAGAAACCAAAGGTTAAGGTCGTACACTGGACAACAAAGCACATTTTATCCACCAAGTTTAATAGAAACGAACGCACAATGACCATAAAGACTGATCGTCTAGGTGTCTTTGGATTGGCCTTCAAGCGCTACGAACATTTCCCATTTCGCGACTGGAGTATGCAACCCAATGAGGAGAAGTAagatacttttttaaaaaaactatacACGTTTTATTGCCAGCTGATTATACACTTGTAGagggtattaaaattttgactcatgtagaatttatatattcatcaGATCCGCCTTTCCTTGTGTTTTCGGATCGGATCGAAACACTGTAGAAACGGTCGATCGtaaattaacctttagtatgtaaaatgttgttgtttctcaaCTACACTCTCAgaatatgaattttatatatttctatagaTACTGAACATTTCTTATTAGAATCGGACTACTACATCATATATCCATTAGTCGAAAACTGAATACACCGTTTTGAAAGCATCGAACTCTATCAAAAaccattattaattttctgttCTATTTCCCTTTTGTAGTCCCGATGAGATTGTACTGACTGTGGATACGTTTCATGCTCGAATTGTGCTTTATATATCAGCTCAAGGGGTGAGAGGTTATGTTACGGACATAGTCAAGGGTTATGTGGCGCATCCGGTTAAATACTTGGATATTCCAACTCCCATTGCCGATTTTCGAGTGCTGCGTAAGGTAgaaatatacttttaaatatatctaaatatataaaactgtttgtcctgactgactgactgagccGGCTAGTCTGTTTGTAAAAGTCATTTATTATGATCAACTAATTTACAGAGATTCTATGACAAGTGCATCAACATATTTGCGGAACATGATGCCAGCTATTATATTGACAATGGCTATTTTTCGGTTAAACATGTTGCCACTGAGGATCACACCTATGATGCAATGGCTCTGCACTGTAAATTAATGAAGTTCTATCGCTCGAGCTGGAATCGTTTAGCCTCCCGTCGCAATATACTACTCTGCATGAAGAATGCCAAGGATCAGTCGGATTATACGGAGGTAACCGTACGTATTACGCCGGATACGGCAACTTTTGTGGAGGTATCGGAGCTCTGCTCTGATGATCTAGATATTATCAAGTTGGACTTTAAGAACACATGGCGCAATATGAGTGTAAGTCAATGAGTATTCCTCAATATCGATAACTTATCGATCTCTCTTAGCATTATACGGATCTGCATCAGACAATCAACTCGATGAATCCGCATGCAACCGATGTGAGGAACAAGGATGCTCTTCTACTTTTCCGTATCAAACGCATGTTGAGCGAAATTCACCTGATGAGTTATTcatagaatttattttatttgatttctataatgaaaaatctgtcagtttttcatttgaaattttttcacaCATTCAGATAAGtgtagaaaaagtaaaaaaaatatatggtCAACAAAAATGACCAACGAAAATCGAAAGACAAGTTTTTTCCTGATATTTCTTTTCTGTGATTGAAATGAATTCGTTTTAGCAATTGACAACAATTAGgggcaatttaaaaaatagctttCCACTTGACCATATGTGACTGTATCGAAGATAATTCGATTCGCTTATATAATGATGGATTTTATAAGTAAGTGGAGTATCCTAAAGTGGTTTAGTTTGCCATGGATCTTCTACAagtactaatattattatgctCGTTACTGCAGCTGTGCCGTGCCGGACCGTGCTGGGGATGCGATGATGATATGATGAATaatggtggtggtggcaatGATGATTGGTATCGTGATAGAATCGCCTCTATACCACAGTATGCTGAGATTCTGCCGCCCCCAATGAGAAATGTACTGGCTGATGGTACGGTTGGATAACTCGCTGCATCTCAACGACATTAATATGGGGAACAAGGATGCTCTCTTACTTTTTTCTAtacccaattttttttttttgatttttatcaagTAAAAACTGTCAGTTTTCCTACTTTTTCAGTCTTTAAACTTGCATTCAacatacacttacacacaaaccaacacacaaataaatgtaaaaaaagacaaaaaaaaaaaaaataaacataataaataaaaatggttaGAGGCAAATCAAAAGATACAACAAATTCCAAAATGTTGAGAATTTCAGAGGAAGAACCATCTGTCATAGAAACGGGTATTATGAAACTAATAACCGAGGAGGAATGGTTGGCAAGGGAGCAACGTCATCATCAGCGTATTCAGGATGTTAAGATCTGTCTGGCTTTTATAAGTGGTAAGCAAGTAATTTTTCCTTGTTGCCaaaatttgtgaaataaaaatgtttgaccAAATACACTGACTCAAATTACTTATATCGcaaaagcatttataaaatttgaaattttcactaCTTTTGAAATGCTTACTAGActgaaaaattgtattttatattgaaattgtaatcTAATTGGTATCGAGTTGAATTCAACCATTGTAGAGTCTATTGAGGATTATAAGACATTGCTGAAATTGCAGAGTAAAAATGAGCAGTGGGAACGGTTCTTACATTGCGATGGTCTTCCGCGTGTTCAGGATCCTCCCGAATTACGTCGATTTTTAGCGGAGATATATCACGTCGAGGAAGAGAATAAGCAAGAAGAGGTGAATTGGGCCCTGGCGGTGAATGAGTGCAGTATCCTTACACAGGACTTTGAAGCTAAAGATCTTACATACAAAGCTCTTAAAGAGAATCTATGTCCAGACCTGGGTAAGCTATACGATGATGCTATACATCGTATactgattattttaaatcgaATCGAGTTGCTGCTGAGTTCTGAATATGCGATGGTCGATATACCTCCGGATCGGGGCCTGGAAATAAGCCTAGTGAGTGGAGTATAgactttaaaaaagaaaaagaattcacaattttttcaCAGATTCgatttgaattaaatcaaGCAATTGATGCGCTTTTCGATAAATTAACCTATCGCATTTTATGTGCCCCAAGCTCATATAAGACGTAAGCGTACAGGGTATTTGAAGTCGTTCAGCTTCTTCATACACACACCTTTTTCACTTTCAGCT
This genomic interval carries:
- the LOC117787357 gene encoding uncharacterized protein LOC117787357 gives rise to the protein MVKAKVPEKDAGSVLISVKEMLDRENKYLQRMQDVSVSCGFIKDATTEYEKLEAEQAREDHWEHYIRCDGLPRTYLPPEMRTFLAEKRHYQLFDYNHSVDWTLSVDERSILTQNIFRTDKTRNAMRETLDDHIGDRFQRDVFMFLDTLMKIECMLDNNAEMSRVSFERQMEIMEVRKELEMEIDATFDRLTYRIIRMDSVYMNSNDAIVATWGHTCDRFAIDIWGLRNVPIRFNELLAPLMVAELSNVGVSVQMPLSVLHDCLTLRCIHTLFDNYSQYAKSFDAIIPESIKDLNAGIIDIEDCLANEWLMQLDIQEELLESMLQKREAYEEAMRIIAEKTERAAKDKKANEGKKVKAVVIPKPPKEAPLVPPGMLPDAYSTFLEREQQEYVDLLDQLYNPRNLKLMLDEINLRQYIFLGGLYSVMFVRRPANTHFEKFNIILHEDGRVLHTMENVVADLRPKGDDMSRRGSKISQRASNVSNRSKSRMHLKMDQQKRKTTMLEDDELPYFFVTLHLPKELCMWGEPVVCHYMTTMQDVVSETSLVEEKKESTFVKKKKSKIGSVKHSMEADRQSMFNKVVRKDTLVNVFRPTLISLLRHSKHQVPGVWVAPVRNFPLNKQLTHMEIRQLERFGIPRVISSFKFPLEVREELEHDQRPKTKNMLIRRRSTDIEDNVDFGYIDFNFKDQHAPERVYPVFTDVETVQYREQSLVDYDDYIEEKTMYSLLKLFDNIRMDYHTQYESIMNQSDFQTKKLDKVKKTVVPVPEARLPSKDGRQKSQINRVGSRHSSIRGSHLGLTISSSGSRTGSSFHMDENSPIDDMSISHMSSEHEEKEEKPKVKVVHWTTKHILSTKFNRNERTMTIKTDRLGVFGLAFKRYEHFPFRDWSMQPNEENPDEIVLTVDTFHARIVLYISAQGVRGYVTDIVKGYVAHPVKYLDIPTPIADFRVLRKRFYDKCINIFAEHDASYYIDNGYFSVKHVATEDHTYDAMALHCKLMKFYRSSWNRLASRRNILLCMKNAKDQSDYTEVTVRITPDTATFVEVSELCSDDLDIIKLDFKNTWRNMSHYTDLHQTINSMNPHATDVRNKDALLLFRIKRMLSEIHLMSYS